Proteins found in one Erythrobacter sp. 3-20A1M genomic segment:
- a CDS encoding glycine--tRNA ligase subunit alpha: MDRSPQTSFQDMILALHDFWSTHGCLILQPYDMRMGAGTFHTATTLRALGPEAWNAAFVQPCRRPTDGRYGENPNRLQHYYQYQVILKPSPPDIQELYLESLRVIGIDPLKHDIRFVEDDWESPTLGAWGLGWEVWCDGMEVTQFTYFQQMGGFDCKPVAGELTYGLERLAMYIQGVDNVYDLDFDGRGTSYGHVFLENEKQMSKWNFEVAETDALFDLFAKAEKECENALANDVPIAAYEQAVEASHIFNLLQARGVISVQERASYMGRVRDLARGSCEKYAELKAPEWAEKYPEWSL, from the coding sequence ATGGACCGTTCGCCGCAAACCAGTTTTCAGGACATGATCCTCGCGCTTCACGATTTCTGGAGCACGCATGGCTGCCTGATCCTTCAGCCCTACGACATGCGGATGGGGGCAGGGACGTTCCACACCGCGACCACCCTGCGCGCGCTGGGGCCGGAGGCGTGGAACGCCGCCTTCGTGCAGCCGTGCCGCCGTCCGACCGACGGGCGCTATGGTGAGAACCCCAACCGGTTGCAGCATTACTATCAGTACCAGGTCATCCTGAAGCCCAGCCCGCCCGACATTCAGGAGCTCTATCTGGAAAGCCTGCGCGTGATCGGGATCGATCCGTTGAAGCACGACATCCGTTTCGTGGAGGACGACTGGGAATCGCCCACGCTGGGCGCATGGGGGCTGGGCTGGGAAGTCTGGTGCGACGGCATGGAGGTCACCCAGTTCACCTATTTCCAGCAGATGGGCGGGTTCGACTGCAAGCCGGTGGCGGGCGAGCTGACCTACGGGCTGGAACGCCTCGCGATGTATATCCAGGGCGTAGACAACGTTTACGACCTTGATTTCGACGGGCGCGGGACGAGCTACGGCCACGTCTTCCTCGAGAACGAGAAGCAGATGTCGAAGTGGAACTTCGAAGTCGCCGAAACGGACGCGCTCTTCGACCTGTTCGCCAAGGCGGAGAAGGAGTGCGAAAACGCGCTTGCCAACGACGTGCCCATCGCCGCTTACGAGCAGGCGGTGGAGGCGAGCCACATCTTCAACCTTCTCCAGGCGCGCGGCGTGATCAGCGTGCAGGAACGCGCCAGCTACATGGGCCGCGTGCGCGATCTCGCCCGCGGTAGCTGCGAGAAATACGCCGAGCTGAAGGCGCCGGAATGGGCCGAGAAATATCCGGAGTGGTCCCTGTGA